The genome window CAAGTCCTGGACTTCGACCAGTCTTCCAGCCCCACCCAGTCTGCCACCTGAATAAAAACTTAATGTTCTTGATTTTCTTGTGTGATTCCAGTCACCAGGAGGAGGTTGCAGGCCATGAACTGCACACTCAGGACGTTGCTCATCTGCCCAGTGTACACGCCCACGAGCTCACCCGAAGAGCCATCAGCAGGTGTGTTACAGCACGTGCTTCTGATGTCCCAGACACGCACAGAGTTgtccatggaggcagaggcaaccaGACCGCTGTCTGGGCTAAAGGCCAGACTGGTGATACTGTCTGTGTGGCCTCTCAGTTCTTTAAAAAGCGTCCCAGAGGCCAAGTCCCACAGCTTTAACCGCTGGTCCTCACCAGCAGATGCCAAGTACTTACCATTGGGAGAAAAGGCAAGGGAAAGCACGGGACCTCGGTGACCTGTGAAGAGCCGCACTGAGTTCCCCTGTTGGGCACTCCAGAGCCGGACAGTTTTATCAGTGGAACCTGTAGCCAAGTAGTTTGAGTTGGGGTGGAATTTGACACAGTCCACATCAGCCAGGTGTCCTGCATATATCCTCAGCGGGTACGTCCGATCAAAAGACCACAGCCTGGCGGTACGGTCATGGGACCCACTGGCAAAATACAGGCTGTAGGGGCTGATGTCCACGTCCCACACAGGGTAGGCATGTCCCTGATACAGCACAGTGTTGGTGAAGCTTCCCAGGTCCCAGTACCTGATGGACATATCTTCAGAACAAGAGAGTAGCCCCGAGCTGTCTGCGAGGAACCGAGTGCTGTATACTGGGCCACAGTGTCCCCGAAGGATCTTCATCTCTGTGCCTGCATtatcttcctcattctcctggaaCAAGATGGGTGGGGTggtaaaacacacaagaaaatattCAGTGGTCTCACAAGGAATGTAAGcccaagagaggaaaaggaaagaacaggGCCTGCCTGGAAGCAGTACCTGTCAGAGGGCATGCCCTTCATGGCCACTTACAATGCCCAACCATAGGCCACATCGGATTGAAGATAAATACTTTTTGAATGAGCATCTGACTGAAAGGCAAGCCTATAGGACATCCACTACTAATTCTGATAGATATCTTTTGAAAAGACAGACTTCTGAACTGATATTAAGTTCTTAGATTCTCCTTAAAGAGCCATCagctctttctgtttctattccaTTTAATGAAATCTAGAGATAAGCCTGGTAGTATAAATCTGTCATCACAGTACTGATCCTGAGTtcaaagaccagctgagacaaaATGAGAGCCTGCTTTAGAAGAATCTGAAGGgcttgagccaaaataaaacataattgcaTAGGAACTTTAAACCAGAGTATACAGCTACGAAGAGACCATGAACACTGATAGGTAAGAGCTGGATATGGTGACTTATGTCTGCAACGCCAGACTTAGGATCACCATCAAGATTCTGATATTATAAGAGACTTTGTtgggctggggttgggggtgggacaaagcaaaggaaaagaacaggaagatggagagtCTCAAACGTGTCTCCTGCAGTAACAAACTTCACAGACTGCGAATGACAgcaaggcggtggtggcgcctttggcaccttcaattccagccctcaggaggcagaggcaggtggatttctgggtttgaggacagcctggtctacagagagtgagagagtgaggagggggaggcttAAAACAGAGCCAAGTGACTCAGGTCccttttggaaatattttttttccccttggaaaACAAGACATGTCCACAGCAGTACCTGGAGATAAAGTGTGCTCCCACAGCCCTTTCCCAAAAGGCTGCAGCCTATGTATAAACCGTTTCTCCTCCACTCCCTCACAGGGAAGCTCCTGACCACTATAGCTGTGATTCTTCACTGCAATGGGTTTTAACACTAGAAGACAATCGAGATTCTTTAACACTCAGCTTTGCTGGTTTCTGCATAGGAAAAAACACCTTTTTAGTAGGCATTGTTTCTTCTACTAGAAAACTAAGTCAAAGCAAAATAATTGCTTCCAATATGTATGAAACTTGAGGGAGTTGAGCACTGGTATCTGTCTGAAATTACTCAAAAAGGCTACTGCAGACACTTCAAATTAGAAATGCAAAAGCATTTGGGGGCTCAAGAGAAGCTGATCATGAAGACTGTCTCTCTCAGCCCAAGTTTGTATACAGTAGTGACTGGTGACCGGAATTTAGGCCACTGTGCTTGCACCTTTCATGGCCATCCCATAATAGCCACTCCACCTGACAACAGGTTGCTGCACTGATTGAGGAGACACCAGTTCTACAACCCATGTCCCTTTTCAAAGTGGGGCTGAGACCACTCTTGGCACACAGAGCTAGGACAGGTGCACACCAGTGTACTTTATGATGGACAAGGCTGTGAAATAGCCTAGATTTCTGCAGGGCAAGACAACAGTCACTACCGTTTAAATATCTAGCAATGCTGTTTCTCACTATTTGAACCTGCACAGTGCACATTTGAGTGCACACAACAACAGGCATGCAATGTGATCCCTAAGTCATTATCAGCTGAAGATCTGTTAGGCTCAATGGTGCCTCCTGCTTTTCAGACAGCAGTAAACACTGTCCACTCATAAATAAACTGAGAGCTGGGAGAAGGGCTGTAATGTGCTTTTATCAGGCATGAGTGGGACTCAGTGGCTGTGTCATTTAGTATTAGTCCAGCTTTGGCTGCCTAGCAGGGGACTACAGAGTACTGTTTGGTGGGACAGGTCAAGAGCACTCTAATAGGAAGgagatacaagaaagaaaaagtggcATCCCTACCTCCTCCTCCAGAGTGTCACAAGCTAGACGGATACGAGATGTGTCCACATGGTGGGGCTCTGATTTCAGCTTTTTGGAGCGCAAGCTCCAGAGCTTTATGCAGGAGTTGTCAAACCCAGCAGCCAGAAGTTTGCTATCAGAGGAGATCTCTGCAGTATTCAGCAGCTGCTCTGTGTTATAGAAGGCATAGAAGCAGAtggtggtgagggagggaggTCCATCCTTGACCCGCTTGATACTCTCCTGCAAGACTTCCAGGGCAGCCTCATTCTGCAGAATTGGATTGGGCACATCTGGTGGCTCCAAGCCGCTGCTCTCACTTCGGGAGGAGCCACCACTGGCATAGAGCTGATAGTCTGTCCTCTTGGCAGGCTGAACGTCCAGGTGAATGTGCACGGCAAGCACCTTGCACAGGGCAGTGTTGTTGTCGCTTTGGAGGTAGCG of Peromyscus leucopus breed LL Stock chromosome 5, UCI_PerLeu_2.1, whole genome shotgun sequence contains these proteins:
- the Taf5l gene encoding TAF5-like RNA polymerase II p300/CBP-associated factor-associated factor 65 kDa subunit 5L isoform X2, whose protein sequence is MKRVRTEQVQVAVSCYLKRRQYVDSEGPLKQGLRLSQTPEEMAANLTVQSESGCANAVSAAPCQAEPQQYEVQFGRLRSFLTDSDSQHSHEVMPLLYPLFVYLHLNLVQSGPKSTVESFYSRFHGMFLQNASQKDIIEQLQTTQTIQDILSNFQLRAFLDNKYVVRLQEDSYNYLIRYLQSDNNTALCKVLAVHIHLDVQPAKRTDYQLYASGGSSRSESSGLEPPDVPNPILQNEAALEVLQESIKRVKDGPPSLTTICFYAFYNTEQLLNTAEISSDSKLLAAGFDNSCIKLWSLRSKKLKSEPHHVDTSRIRLACDTLEEEENEEDNAGTEMKILRGHCGPVYSTRFLADSSGLLSCSEDMSIRYWDLGSFTNTVLYQGHAYPVWDVDISPYSLYFASGSHDRTARLWSFDRTYPLRIYAGHLADVDCVKFHPNSNYLATGSTDKTVRLWSAQQGNSVRLFTGHRGPVLSLAFSPNGKYLASAGEDQRLKLWDLASGTLFKELRGHTDSITSLAFSPDSGLVASASMDNSVRVWDIRSTCCNTPADGSSGELVGVYTGQMSNVLSVQFMACNLLLVTGITQENQEH
- the Taf5l gene encoding TAF5-like RNA polymerase II p300/CBP-associated factor-associated factor 65 kDa subunit 5L isoform X1, with the translated sequence MKRVRTEQVQVAVSCYLKRRQYVDSEGPLKQGLRLSQTPEEMAANLTVQSESGCANAVSAAPCQAEPQQYEVQFGRLRSFLTADSDSQHSHEVMPLLYPLFVYLHLNLVQSGPKSTVESFYSRFHGMFLQNASQKDIIEQLQTTQTIQDILSNFQLRAFLDNKYVVRLQEDSYNYLIRYLQSDNNTALCKVLAVHIHLDVQPAKRTDYQLYASGGSSRSESSGLEPPDVPNPILQNEAALEVLQESIKRVKDGPPSLTTICFYAFYNTEQLLNTAEISSDSKLLAAGFDNSCIKLWSLRSKKLKSEPHHVDTSRIRLACDTLEEEENEEDNAGTEMKILRGHCGPVYSTRFLADSSGLLSCSEDMSIRYWDLGSFTNTVLYQGHAYPVWDVDISPYSLYFASGSHDRTARLWSFDRTYPLRIYAGHLADVDCVKFHPNSNYLATGSTDKTVRLWSAQQGNSVRLFTGHRGPVLSLAFSPNGKYLASAGEDQRLKLWDLASGTLFKELRGHTDSITSLAFSPDSGLVASASMDNSVRVWDIRSTCCNTPADGSSGELVGVYTGQMSNVLSVQFMACNLLLVTGITQENQEH